The following are from one region of the Roseobacter fucihabitans genome:
- a CDS encoding alanine--glyoxylate aminotransferase family protein: protein MRTGQTHLFIPGPTNVPESVRQAMNVPMQDMRAPDFGDLTLGLFKDLKSVLRTKTGKVMLFPGSGTGAWEAAITNTLNPGDKVLMSRFGQFSSLWVEMAQRLGLDVEVVDVPWGAGVPVKEYARRLGADAKDEIKAVFVTHNETATGVTSDVAAVRRAMDDCFHDALLFVDGVSSVASIDFRMDDWGVDLAVTGSQKGLMLPAGLGILGVSEKALEAARGAKMRRAYFEFDDMLKLNADGYFPYTPPTQLFHGLRKSLDRIQHEGLDNVIARHHRLGEAVRRGIAAWGMDLVAEHYTLYSDTVSAVRVPQGVDARDVLRIAYEEYNASFGSGLARLAGKVFRIGHLGDLNEGMCLTSLSLAEMALARAGARIELGSGVGAAQDWLLLQHMDAPDLCVAAE from the coding sequence ATGCGGACAGGCCAGACACATCTTTTTATTCCCGGACCCACCAATGTACCCGAAAGCGTGCGCCAAGCCATGAACGTGCCCATGCAGGACATGCGGGCACCGGATTTCGGCGACCTGACGCTTGGCCTTTTCAAGGACCTCAAAAGCGTTTTGCGCACTAAAACCGGCAAGGTCATGCTCTTTCCTGGATCCGGCACGGGGGCCTGGGAAGCGGCGATCACCAATACGCTTAACCCCGGTGACAAGGTCTTGATGTCACGCTTTGGTCAATTCTCCTCGCTCTGGGTAGAGATGGCGCAGCGTCTTGGTCTCGACGTCGAGGTCGTTGATGTCCCTTGGGGGGCCGGTGTGCCGGTCAAGGAATATGCCCGCCGCCTCGGCGCGGATGCCAAGGATGAAATAAAGGCGGTTTTTGTGACCCATAATGAAACCGCAACCGGTGTGACCTCGGATGTGGCGGCGGTACGCAGGGCGATGGATGATTGTTTCCATGATGCGCTGTTGTTCGTTGATGGCGTGTCTTCGGTCGCCTCGATCGATTTCCGCATGGATGACTGGGGCGTGGATCTGGCCGTCACCGGCAGCCAGAAGGGCCTGATGTTGCCCGCGGGTCTGGGTATTCTGGGCGTCAGTGAAAAGGCGCTGGAGGCCGCGCGCGGTGCCAAAATGCGGCGCGCCTATTTTGAGTTCGACGATATGCTGAAGCTGAATGCGGATGGGTATTTTCCCTATACGCCGCCGACGCAACTGTTCCACGGCTTGCGCAAATCGCTGGACCGGATCCAGCACGAGGGGCTCGACAATGTCATCGCCCGGCACCATCGCCTTGGCGAAGCCGTGAGGCGCGGGATTGCGGCCTGGGGGATGGATCTTGTCGCAGAACATTACACGCTTTACTCCGATACTGTCTCCGCGGTGCGCGTGCCTCAAGGTGTGGATGCACGCGACGTGTTGCGCATCGCCTATGAGGAATACAACGCCTCTTTTGGATCGGGTCTGGCGCGGCTTGCGGGCAAGGTGTTTCGGATCGGGCATCTGGGCGATCTCAACGAGGGCATGTGCCTGACATCGCTGTCACTGGCGGAAATGGCGCTGGCGCGGGCGGGTGCACGGATCGAATTGGGCTCTGGCGTCGGTGCGGCGCAGGATTGGCTCTTGTTGCAACACATGGATGCGCCTGATTTGTGTGTTGCGGCTGAATAA
- a CDS encoding malate--CoA ligase subunit beta, translating to MDIHEYQAKEILAGFGVPVPRGGLAYSPEQAGYRARELGGEAWVVKAQIHSGGRGAAGGVKLCRTDEEVRAYAATLFGRDLVTKQTDARGKSVHRVWVETASEIRQELYLGLVLDRKTEQIMIVASAHGGMEIEDLAEEDPDSLRRMLIDPAVGLAEFQARELAFSLGLTGGQVAQMVSVLQACYRAYRDLDAMMVEINPLVLTGTGELVALDAKMSFDTNALYRRPDVAALRDPSQEDPREATAADNGLAYVGLDGDIGCIINGAGLAMATMDMIKLSGGEPANFLDIGGGASPERVCQAFRTVLSDANVRVILVNIFAGINRCDWIANGVVQAYREVGMTLPVVVRLAGTNVKEGQDILRKSGLPILTTDTLEEAAEVAVAHRKTPIAA from the coding sequence ATGGACATTCACGAATATCAGGCCAAGGAAATTCTGGCAGGCTTTGGTGTGCCGGTGCCGCGCGGTGGGCTGGCGTATTCCCCCGAGCAGGCGGGATACCGCGCGCGTGAATTGGGCGGTGAGGCCTGGGTGGTCAAGGCGCAGATTCATTCGGGTGGGCGCGGTGCAGCGGGCGGTGTCAAGCTGTGCCGGACGGATGAAGAGGTGCGCGCTTATGCCGCCACGCTGTTTGGCCGCGACCTGGTGACGAAACAGACCGATGCGCGGGGCAAGAGCGTTCACCGCGTCTGGGTCGAAACCGCCTCGGAAATTAGGCAGGAACTCTATTTGGGTCTCGTTCTGGACCGTAAAACCGAACAGATTATGATTGTGGCCTCCGCCCATGGCGGCATGGAAATCGAGGATTTGGCAGAGGAAGACCCCGACAGCCTACGCCGGATGTTGATTGATCCCGCCGTCGGGCTGGCCGAATTTCAGGCGCGCGAATTGGCCTTTTCACTGGGGCTGACGGGCGGGCAGGTGGCGCAGATGGTGAGCGTCCTGCAGGCTTGCTACCGGGCCTATCGCGATCTGGATGCGATGATGGTAGAGATAAACCCACTTGTGCTCACCGGTACGGGCGAACTTGTGGCGCTGGATGCCAAGATGAGTTTTGACACCAATGCGCTTTATCGCCGACCGGATGTCGCAGCCTTGCGTGATCCCTCCCAGGAGGACCCGCGCGAGGCAACCGCCGCCGATAATGGTTTGGCTTATGTCGGTCTTGACGGTGACATCGGATGCATCATCAATGGTGCCGGGCTGGCCATGGCAACGATGGATATGATCAAACTTTCGGGGGGTGAGCCAGCCAACTTCCTTGATATTGGCGGTGGTGCCAGCCCCGAGCGCGTGTGTCAGGCGTTCCGCACCGTTTTGAGTGACGCAAATGTGCGGGTAATTTTGGTGAATATCTTTGCCGGGATCAACCGCTGCGACTGGATTGCCAATGGCGTTGTGCAGGCCTACCGCGAGGTCGGTATGACCCTGCCTGTGGTGGTGCGCCTGGCCGGGACAAACGTCAAGGAAGGTCAGGACATCCTGCGCAAATCGGGCTTGCCGATCCTCACCACCGATACGCTGGAAGAAGCGGCAGAGGTTGCCGTTGCCCATCGTAAAACCCCCATCGCCGCTTGA
- the sucD gene encoding succinate--CoA ligase subunit alpha has product MAILIDKSTRVLVQGISGRIGQFHTQEMIEAGTNVVGGVTPGKGGSSILNRPVFDTVRAAVEATGAEASLLFVPPPFAADAMMEAADAGIRTAVCVTDGIPAQDMIRVKRFLRRYSRLRKMRLIGPNCAGIISPGQGFMGIMPPHIYMPGRVGIVGRSGTLGYEAASQMQKLGIGVSTSVGIGGDPINGSSFRDILELFEADPETDAVMMIGEIGGPQEAEAAAYVRDHMSKPVVAYVAGLSAPKGRQMGHAGAIISAFGESAQEKVEMLSAVGIAVAPNPSAMGVTMADVLSHQRAA; this is encoded by the coding sequence ATGGCTATTCTGATCGATAAGAGCACACGCGTTTTGGTCCAGGGCATTTCCGGGCGCATCGGCCAATTTCACACACAGGAAATGATCGAAGCGGGCACCAATGTTGTCGGCGGCGTCACGCCGGGCAAGGGCGGGAGCAGCATCCTGAACCGACCCGTTTTTGACACCGTACGCGCGGCCGTGGAGGCCACCGGTGCCGAGGCCAGCCTGTTGTTTGTCCCGCCCCCCTTTGCGGCGGATGCGATGATGGAGGCGGCGGATGCGGGCATCCGCACGGCGGTCTGCGTGACCGATGGTATCCCGGCACAGGATATGATCCGGGTGAAACGTTTCCTGCGCCGTTATTCCCGGCTGCGCAAAATGCGCCTGATTGGACCGAATTGCGCCGGGATCATCTCCCCAGGGCAGGGTTTCATGGGGATCATGCCGCCTCATATCTACATGCCGGGGCGCGTTGGGATCGTCGGGCGGTCCGGGACTTTGGGATATGAGGCCGCCAGCCAGATGCAGAAATTGGGCATCGGGGTTTCGACCTCCGTTGGCATTGGGGGGGATCCGATTAACGGATCGTCATTCCGCGACATTCTGGAACTGTTTGAGGCCGATCCGGAAACGGATGCGGTCATGATGATCGGCGAGATCGGCGGGCCGCAAGAGGCTGAAGCCGCGGCCTATGTGCGCGATCATATGAGCAAGCCGGTCGTGGCCTATGTCGCCGGTCTGTCGGCACCCAAGGGGCGCCAGATGGGACATGCCGGGGCGATCATTTCCGCCTTTGGTGAAAGCGCGCAGGAGAAGGTTGAAATGCTTAGCGCCGTGGGCATTGCCGTGGCCCCAAACCCATCCGCAATGGGCGTGACCATGGCGGACGTCCTGTCCCATCAGCGCGCGGCATGA
- a CDS encoding MaoC family dehydratase N-terminal domain-containing protein, giving the protein MSLMDGASEIAMTNSASGVGRKEQHVGVLSLALANMVHGAVAHGLSAACDIREGAPMPHLWHWAGFPETVPLSELARNGHPAMGGFLPELSFERRMWAGGHLRFSGRLHIGEPLHRSSEILAVTRKAGATGEMVFITVQHVVTGEAGGRVDEVQDIVYLDIPDRFTAPKKKPVPQDLLFDETVTMNEVRLFRFSAATYNAHRIHYDLDYTRKVEKYPALIVHGPMQAMMLLDAGERHSGKSACGFRFRGVHPMFHDQDLRLTGTVDLATKAMVLGTAAPAGFLGMQARMEWA; this is encoded by the coding sequence ATGAGCCTTATGGACGGAGCCTCAGAAATCGCAATGACCAACAGCGCAAGCGGTGTCGGTCGCAAAGAACAGCATGTCGGTGTCTTGAGCCTGGCCTTGGCCAATATGGTCCATGGAGCGGTGGCGCATGGGTTGTCTGCGGCTTGCGATATCCGCGAGGGCGCGCCCATGCCGCATCTGTGGCATTGGGCGGGGTTTCCCGAAACCGTGCCGCTGTCGGAATTGGCCCGCAACGGGCATCCGGCGATGGGTGGATTTTTACCGGAACTGTCCTTTGAGCGTCGTATGTGGGCGGGGGGGCATCTGCGGTTTTCGGGCAGGTTGCACATCGGCGAGCCCTTGCACCGCAGCTCGGAAATCCTCGCTGTCACCCGCAAGGCCGGGGCGACGGGCGAAATGGTGTTTATCACCGTGCAACATGTCGTGACCGGCGAGGCCGGGGGCCGTGTGGATGAGGTGCAGGACATCGTTTACCTCGATATCCCCGACCGTTTTACAGCACCCAAAAAGAAACCCGTGCCTCAGGATTTGCTGTTTGACGAAACCGTCACGATGAACGAGGTACGCTTGTTTCGCTTTTCTGCGGCGACCTATAATGCGCATCGCATCCATTATGATCTGGATTACACACGCAAGGTCGAAAAATACCCCGCCCTGATCGTGCATGGTCCGATGCAGGCGATGATGCTGCTGGATGCCGGTGAACGTCACAGCGGCAAATCCGCATGCGGGTTCCGATTTCGCGGTGTGCATCCGATGTTCCACGATCAGGACCTGCGGCTCACGGGGACCGTTGATCTCGCAACAAAGGCCATGGTGCTGGGCACGGCTGCCCCGGCGGGCTTTCTGGGGATGCAAGCGCGCATGGAGTGGGCATGA
- a CDS encoding CoA transferase — protein MMGGVLAGMRVVESSAFVAVPLAGMTLAQMGADVIRFDLPTGGMDHQRWPITAQGKSLFWAGLNKGKRSIAINVKTPRGREIASEIICAPGEDAGLFITNLAVKGWTDHLSLAKKRTDICTVTLRGDRMGRPAVDYTVNPSVGFPDATGPVDGSEPVAHVLPAWDCIAGNMVVSGLLAAERHRLRRGHGQGVDLTLKDVAAAMLGNLGIIGDVAMNGESRAKAGNALYGAYGQDFLCRDGRRVMVIGLTVRQWRNLVKVTQTEGEMDRLARSLGVDLAEEGARWHARDQITKVLVPWFAARDLDMVASAFDAGGVTWSVFRNFREALAQDPDLSQQNPMFQSLHQPGIGRYLTPGSPFDFSDLARQDPRPAPVLGQHTEEILADVAGLPDSEIASLFDAGVVTQPGQAIRLAS, from the coding sequence ATGATGGGCGGTGTCCTGGCCGGAATGCGCGTTGTTGAAAGCTCTGCCTTCGTGGCGGTGCCGCTGGCGGGGATGACCCTGGCGCAGATGGGAGCGGATGTGATCCGTTTCGATTTGCCCACGGGCGGCATGGACCATCAGCGCTGGCCGATCACCGCGCAAGGCAAAAGCCTGTTCTGGGCAGGGCTAAACAAGGGCAAACGGTCGATTGCGATTAACGTAAAAACCCCGCGGGGCCGCGAGATCGCCTCAGAAATCATCTGCGCACCGGGCGAAGATGCGGGATTGTTTATCACCAACCTCGCCGTCAAGGGCTGGACCGATCATCTCAGCCTCGCGAAAAAGCGCACCGACATTTGCACGGTAACGCTGCGCGGGGACCGCATGGGGCGGCCCGCGGTGGATTACACGGTCAACCCATCGGTCGGTTTTCCCGATGCCACCGGTCCGGTCGATGGGAGCGAGCCGGTTGCGCATGTGCTGCCGGCCTGGGATTGTATCGCCGGGAATATGGTTGTCTCAGGGCTTCTGGCGGCAGAACGACACCGGTTGCGGCGTGGCCACGGGCAGGGAGTCGATCTGACGCTCAAGGACGTCGCCGCTGCGATGCTTGGCAATTTGGGCATTATCGGTGACGTCGCGATGAACGGCGAGAGCCGCGCCAAGGCGGGCAACGCGCTTTATGGTGCCTATGGGCAGGATTTTTTGTGCCGGGATGGTCGGCGCGTGATGGTTATTGGTCTGACGGTGCGGCAGTGGCGCAACCTGGTGAAAGTAACACAGACTGAAGGCGAAATGGATCGCCTGGCGCGCAGCTTGGGCGTTGATCTCGCCGAAGAGGGCGCGCGCTGGCATGCGCGCGATCAGATCACAAAGGTGCTGGTCCCATGGTTCGCCGCACGAGATCTGGACATGGTTGCGAGCGCATTTGATGCAGGCGGCGTGACCTGGTCGGTGTTTCGCAATTTCCGCGAAGCGCTCGCGCAGGACCCTGATTTGTCGCAGCAGAACCCGATGTTTCAATCGCTGCATCAACCGGGTATCGGGCGCTACCTGACGCCCGGCTCGCCGTTTGATTTTTCTGATCTTGCACGGCAAGATCCGCGACCTGCGCCGGTTCTGGGCCAACATACCGAAGAAATTCTGGCTGATGTCGCCGGGCTGCCCGACAGCGAGATCGCGTCCCTGTTTGACGCAGGTGTTGTAACGCAGCCGGGTCAGGCCATACGCCTTGCGTCTTGA
- a CDS encoding aminotransferase class IV — protein sequence MTDTQISTHDAAADARNDDILIYVDGDLVPRAEAKVSVYDSGFMLGDGIWEGLRLYDGYLSFLDEHLDRLFEAALYIDLDIGKTRAELVQAIHQTLDANAMTTDVHLRVMVTRGRKKKPFQHPQLSVFGSTIVIIAEHSKPDENAIHRGIRLHTVPHHRGLPLTQDSKLNSHSKLNCIIALNHALRAGADEALMLDPFGFVNTTNACNLFIVRKGVVWTSTGDYCMNGITRQKVIDLCCENDIPVFERNYSLVDTYGADEVFLTGTFGAQTPVFEVDGRVIGGGKPGPVFYQIRALYKALIAESRISTS from the coding sequence ATGACCGACACCCAGATTTCAACCCATGATGCTGCGGCGGACGCGCGCAATGATGACATCCTGATCTATGTGGACGGCGATCTGGTGCCACGCGCGGAGGCAAAAGTGTCGGTGTATGATTCTGGCTTCATGCTGGGGGATGGCATTTGGGAAGGGCTGAGGCTCTATGACGGGTATCTGTCGTTTCTGGATGAACATCTCGACCGGCTGTTTGAAGCCGCGCTCTATATCGACCTCGACATTGGCAAAACCCGCGCGGAACTGGTGCAGGCGATCCACCAGACCCTTGATGCAAATGCCATGACAACGGATGTGCATCTGCGCGTGATGGTCACACGTGGGCGTAAGAAAAAACCCTTTCAACATCCGCAGCTGAGCGTTTTCGGCTCTACGATCGTGATCATTGCGGAGCACTCCAAACCCGACGAAAACGCCATTCACCGTGGCATCCGGCTTCACACCGTGCCCCATCACCGTGGTCTGCCGCTGACGCAGGATTCAAAACTGAATTCGCATTCCAAACTAAATTGCATTATCGCCCTCAACCACGCGTTGCGCGCGGGGGCGGATGAGGCGCTGATGCTGGATCCCTTTGGTTTCGTGAATACGACCAATGCCTGCAATCTTTTTATCGTGCGCAAGGGGGTTGTTTGGACCTCGACGGGGGATTATTGCATGAACGGTATCACGCGGCAGAAGGTTATCGATTTGTGTTGCGAGAATGACATTCCGGTGTTTGAACGCAACTACTCCCTGGTCGACACCTACGGTGCGGATGAGGTATTTCTGACCGGTACTTTTGGCGCGCAGACGCCCGTTTTCGAGGTTGACGGTCGTGTGATCGGCGGTGGCAAACCCGGCCCCGTATTTTACCAAATACGCGCATTATACAAAGCGCTCATTGCAGAATCGCGGATCTCGACCTCCTGA
- a CDS encoding response regulator yields MMHIDKNDPALFLGKVMIIDDDRVDQAMCQRTLIRARLAEEVISFMDAEKALAYLRTPPGGAIDVILLDVNLPRMNGLEFLETATNDANLIFAPAVLVMISTPLPLVQKNKFSGMSCVQAFLDKPLKVEELMRLRPVLQAAHCD; encoded by the coding sequence ATGATGCATATTGACAAAAATGACCCCGCGCTTTTTCTGGGAAAGGTGATGATCATTGACGATGATCGCGTCGATCAGGCGATGTGCCAAAGGACGCTGATCCGCGCGCGCCTTGCCGAGGAGGTGATAAGCTTCATGGATGCCGAAAAGGCGCTCGCCTATTTGCGCACGCCCCCCGGCGGCGCAATTGATGTCATCCTACTTGATGTGAACCTGCCGCGTATGAACGGACTGGAGTTTCTTGAAACCGCAACCAATGATGCAAATCTGATCTTCGCGCCCGCGGTGCTGGTCATGATCTCGACACCTTTACCATTGGTTCAAAAAAATAAATTCAGCGGCATGTCCTGTGTTCAAGCTTTTCTCGACAAACCGCTCAAGGTCGAAGAGCTGATGCGACTGCGTCCTGTTTTGCAGGCGGCTCATTGTGATTGA
- a CDS encoding CHASE domain-containing protein produces MKMQPHRGQITPLHLVVIALSFSVTFTIWQYTKHQTEIKVQQRFEASRDRIVGLIENRMARYEDALWAGVSAMDSQGGDMTLEQWRLFTEKMRIGDKYPGINGIGVIHYLRPDMLDAYLDARGIERDVFQIFPDHDSDHMMPISFIEPEAANSAAIGLDIAHETNRRNAALASRDTGYAQITGPIVLVQDASSTPGFLFYAPIYKEGPLDTLEQRRASFSGTVYAPFVVNRLMDGLLAKHLRHVSVSISDADEVIYDEHLTAEDLHDDNPMFAEQVTLDLYGRQWRLDIRTNLAFRHNNSDMQPVLFLIAGVLIEVLVIALIIMMARTNKKAVAYAEKVTDALRSEKEKLVKSNVELEQFAYVISHDLKTPIRGIAGLADMLKEDLEDYCSSKDANPEVTTAIDLIHDRVQRMNDLTSGILEFSCIRETYGKDSPLELTDFITSMIADLDLEPDQLVLDTPVQTLTTDTINLRRVLENLIGNAVKYHDGRTPLRIRVCVEDKGDTFAFSVADNGPGIDVRYHKKIFEMFQTLRTCDTPESTGIGLAVVKKSVELHGGRVEIISHPGEGATFSFHWPRNATAPPRESTAA; encoded by the coding sequence ATGAAAATGCAACCTCATCGTGGCCAGATTACGCCGCTGCATCTTGTCGTCATCGCCTTGTCGTTTTCGGTGACCTTTACCATTTGGCAATACACAAAGCATCAAACCGAAATCAAAGTACAGCAGCGGTTTGAAGCCTCACGCGACAGGATCGTTGGCCTGATCGAAAATCGCATGGCACGATATGAGGACGCGCTCTGGGCGGGGGTGTCGGCGATGGATTCGCAGGGCGGAGATATGACGCTGGAGCAGTGGCGCCTTTTCACGGAGAAGATGCGGATTGGGGATAAGTATCCCGGCATCAACGGTATCGGTGTCATCCACTATCTGCGCCCTGACATGCTCGACGCCTACCTGGACGCGCGCGGGATCGAGCGGGACGTATTTCAGATCTTCCCCGACCATGACAGTGATCACATGATGCCAATTTCATTCATTGAGCCGGAAGCCGCGAATTCTGCCGCCATCGGCCTCGATATTGCACATGAGACCAATCGCCGGAACGCCGCATTGGCCAGCCGCGACACGGGGTACGCGCAGATCACGGGACCCATCGTCCTGGTGCAGGATGCCAGTTCAACGCCCGGATTCCTGTTTTACGCCCCCATTTACAAAGAGGGGCCGCTGGACACCCTTGAACAGCGGCGCGCAAGTTTTTCAGGCACGGTTTATGCACCTTTCGTCGTCAACAGGCTGATGGACGGTCTGCTGGCCAAACATCTGCGCCACGTAAGTGTCAGCATCAGCGATGCCGATGAGGTGATTTATGATGAGCACCTGACGGCAGAAGACCTGCATGATGACAATCCCATGTTTGCTGAACAGGTGACGCTGGATCTATACGGTCGCCAGTGGCGGCTGGACATCAGAACCAACCTCGCCTTTCGCCATAACAATAGCGATATGCAGCCCGTTTTGTTTTTGATTGCAGGGGTATTGATTGAGGTACTGGTTATCGCGCTGATCATCATGATGGCACGCACGAACAAGAAAGCTGTCGCCTATGCGGAAAAGGTGACCGACGCATTGCGCAGCGAAAAGGAGAAGCTGGTCAAATCGAATGTCGAACTCGAACAATTCGCCTATGTCATTTCCCATGATCTGAAAACACCGATACGCGGCATTGCCGGCCTTGCAGATATGCTCAAAGAGGACCTGGAGGATTATTGCAGCTCAAAGGATGCCAACCCGGAGGTCACAACGGCGATCGACCTTATCCATGATCGCGTTCAACGCATGAATGACCTGACATCTGGAATCCTCGAATTCTCCTGTATCCGCGAAACCTATGGCAAAGACAGCCCCCTCGAGCTTACTGATTTCATAACCTCAATGATCGCGGATTTGGACCTGGAGCCCGATCAGCTGGTCCTGGACACGCCCGTCCAAACTCTCACAACCGACACGATCAACCTGAGGCGCGTTTTGGAAAACCTGATCGGCAATGCGGTCAAATACCACGATGGCCGGACACCGCTGAGAATTCGGGTTTGCGTAGAGGACAAAGGCGACACCTTTGCCTTTAGCGTCGCAGACAATGGGCCGGGTATCGACGTCAGATATCACAAGAAGATATTTGAAATGTTCCAGACCCTGCGTACCTGCGATACCCCCGAAAGCACGGGGATCGGATTGGCTGTCGTCAAGAAATCTGTTGAATTACACGGCGGCCGTGTCGAAATTATCTCTCATCCCGGTGAGGGTGCCACGTTCAGTTTTCATTGGCCCCGTAACGCGACCGCACCCCCCCGTGAAAGTACCGCGGCGTGA
- a CDS encoding TRAP transporter large permease codes for MSTEFLVCIGLLFFLAGIGAPIAYAILIASMGYLTVSGQGIGIAGKVLMDGLYQSFILLAVPLFIVAANIMNAGTISDRLLAFCVALVGRFRGGLGHVNVVASLIFSGMSGSAVADAAGIGKIIIEMMTKSGHYTRGYAAAITAASATIGPIIPPSIPMVLYALVSNTSIGYLFLGGIIPGLMMGLVLMAMNSFLSHRRGFALEDPVPLSELPGRTINAFPALLMPAILLYGIYGGVTTPTEAAAVAAFYALVLAALFYRALSFHALYGILVESARSSAAVGLVIGGALILNYVVASENIPSVLAQQLVGLDVDPLLFLLGVNLLFLLLGCVLDATTIILVIIPLFLPTCRELGIDLVHFGVVAVVNCMIGLITPPYGILLFVLNAVTRIPLSEIIREIWPFLIALLMALMGLVIWPDIVLWLPRLFGYAG; via the coding sequence ATGAGCACTGAATTTCTGGTCTGTATCGGCTTGCTGTTCTTTCTGGCCGGGATCGGTGCGCCGATTGCCTACGCCATTCTGATCGCCTCCATGGGGTATCTGACGGTATCGGGTCAGGGCATTGGTATCGCGGGCAAAGTCCTGATGGATGGGCTTTATCAGAGCTTCATCCTGCTGGCCGTCCCACTTTTTATCGTTGCGGCCAACATCATGAACGCGGGCACCATCAGCGACCGGCTGCTGGCGTTCTGTGTCGCCCTGGTCGGTCGCTTCAGGGGCGGGTTGGGGCATGTCAACGTCGTCGCCTCGCTGATCTTTTCGGGCATGTCAGGCTCGGCTGTCGCCGATGCGGCGGGGATCGGCAAGATCATCATCGAAATGATGACCAAATCCGGCCATTACACCCGCGGTTACGCCGCTGCGATCACGGCGGCTTCCGCTACAATCGGCCCGATCATCCCCCCCTCAATCCCGATGGTGCTCTATGCTTTGGTGTCCAACACCTCCATCGGTTATTTGTTTCTGGGCGGCATTATCCCCGGCCTGATGATGGGCCTGGTTCTGATGGCGATGAACAGCTTCCTGTCCCACCGGCGCGGCTTTGCGCTCGAAGATCCCGTGCCCCTCTCTGAATTACCGGGGCGTACAATCAACGCCTTCCCCGCCCTCCTGATGCCCGCGATCCTGCTTTACGGGATCTACGGCGGCGTCACGACGCCCACGGAGGCCGCAGCCGTGGCGGCCTTCTATGCGCTGGTGCTGGCGGCGCTGTTTTACCGCGCCCTGAGCTTTCACGCGCTCTATGGGATATTGGTGGAAAGCGCGCGTTCTTCTGCCGCCGTGGGCCTCGTCATCGGCGGTGCATTGATCCTCAACTACGTGGTCGCTTCCGAAAACATCCCCAGCGTTCTGGCCCAGCAACTGGTGGGTCTGGACGTCGATCCTCTGCTGTTCCTGCTGGGTGTGAACCTGCTGTTCCTGCTGTTGGGATGCGTGCTGGATGCGACCACCATCATCCTGGTGATCATTCCGCTGTTCCTGCCAACCTGTCGCGAATTGGGCATTGATCTGGTGCATTTCGGCGTTGTCGCCGTAGTCAATTGCATGATTGGCCTGATCACGCCACCCTATGGTATTTTGCTATTCGTTCTCAATGCGGTAACGCGTATTCCTCTCTCCGAAATCATCCGCGAAATCTGGCCGTTTCTGATCGCGCTTCTGATGGCCTTAATGGGGCTGGTCATTTGGCCCGACATCGTCCTCTGGCTGCCCCGGCTTTTCGGCTACGCAGGATAG
- a CDS encoding TRAP transporter small permease, giving the protein MTSLTSALRHMAQAVAASMMALMFLTFILQITVRYSARLEWLPARFPLLEPSLYGWTLEFCLLLWVWLIFWGNAFVVRDRDHVTFDIIFLNVRPALRRWFIIISGLTISIGLIASIEPTLAKFHILRLKKTATLSSILGDWIRMRDIYSIYILFLIAVSLRYAWAVYRAIRYGVEEPARDPRA; this is encoded by the coding sequence ATGACGTCACTCACCTCCGCCCTGCGCCACATGGCACAAGCCGTGGCCGCCAGCATGATGGCGCTGATGTTTCTGACGTTCATTCTCCAGATCACAGTGCGCTATTCTGCGCGTCTGGAATGGCTGCCCGCGCGCTTTCCTTTGCTGGAACCCTCACTTTACGGGTGGACGCTGGAATTTTGCCTGCTGCTCTGGGTGTGGCTGATCTTCTGGGGCAATGCCTTTGTGGTCCGGGACCGCGATCACGTCACTTTCGATATCATATTCCTGAATGTGCGCCCCGCGCTGCGGCGCTGGTTTATTATCATCTCCGGGCTGACGATCTCAATCGGCCTGATCGCCTCCATCGAACCCACGCTGGCGAAATTCCACATCCTGCGGTTGAAAAAGACCGCCACGTTGTCCTCGATCCTTGGCGATTGGATCCGCATGCGCGACATCTATTCAATCTATATTCTCTTTCTCATCGCCGTGTCGCTCCGATACGCCTGGGCCGTTTACCGCGCCATCCGCTACGGCGTCGAAGAACCAGCGCGAGACCCGCGCGCATGA